One part of the bacterium genome encodes these proteins:
- a CDS encoding NADH-quinone oxidoreductase subunit A: MVQQFLQAYSYVAIFALVGLLYVVVVLTVSRLLAPHRPSKEKSFPYECGLVPIGEPWGQLNIRYYIFALLFVLFDVETVFMYPWAVVFRDMGWVAFFEMFSFIAIIALGLVYAWKKNVLRWV, from the coding sequence GTGGTACAGCAATTTCTGCAAGCCTATTCCTATGTCGCCATTTTTGCCTTGGTCGGTCTGTTGTATGTAGTCGTTGTCCTTACGGTCAGCAGGCTTCTTGCACCCCATCGGCCATCGAAAGAGAAATCCTTTCCCTATGAATGCGGTCTTGTCCCCATTGGAGAACCGTGGGGGCAACTGAACATTCGATATTATATTTTTGCTCTCCTTTTTGTCCTTTTTGATGTAGAAACTGTGTTTATGTATCCCTGGGCAGTTGTCTTTCGAGATATGGGATGGGTGGCTTTTTTTGAAATGTTCAGCTTCATTGCCATCATAGCTCTTGGATTAGTTTACGCCTGGAAAAAGAACGTCTTACGATGGGTATAA